caatcTCCTTTATGGCCTCCAAATTTACCCCTTGACACCCCTAACACCTTAGAAGCAACTTCCctattttccttaagttttgaaggaaagtcattttcaagaaaatgagttgatttggaaaacattttccggaaaatgttttccttcgtaccaaacacagcCAATATTTGTACTTGTATTCATTCCTTTAATGTTCTGACCAATCGACCCCCTATGTTTTGAAGGGACAAATTTTGTGTGAAACAAGCACCATGTTATGTCAAGAATGATAATGATCTCCCAAATCTCAGGTCTCCTTCCATATATCGAACTAACAGTAGTATAATTCATCTTCAGAAGACATGTTTCAAGCAGGATTATAACTAAGGAACAATGGAGAAAACCATGCATcagtaaaaaataaactttcttGGCATATTTCCATGTATTTGATTGATGTAGATACTTCTCATGCATTTAACAATTTCCTGGCATATTTGCATGTATGGTCAATTCATCACGGTGGGAGACAAATTCATAAAAGGCAGGTTCACATGTATAAGTAAGGGTGAAGTTGACAAAAACATGTAAAAGCAAAAAGGTGAAGTTGACAGAGAGCTACTTACAAACCCCCATCCattttttgtgaattcttgaccCAGAATACTGAATTGGCAACGCGATGAGAGGAAAAGCTCCATATATGCACGCTCATCTACCACTGCTGCAACACCACCACGGCTAGGACCATCTTTTAAAGCTTTAGCATAATCTTCAGGGAGGTTAAGAGGAACAAGTCTAGATTCATCAATGCGAAGTTCTTGAATCAGATAGTTACGGGCAAATGAACCCAACTGATAACCAATGGGTTCCTTTGTATTTACTAAACTTTCAATTCCGGTAATTGGGGAAGAAAGTTTCTGCACTGTAAGAATTGAGGTGAGACTGGCCGTATAGCTTGAGTTTATTATCAAAACAACAAATAGCCATATAAGAAGGACAATACGGCCAAAGGTGCTGACAGTGTTTTCTCCTGCATacaaaagtgttttttttggTTATAGAAGTTCATTCAAAGGGTAGTACACAAGTAACTCAACCAGCATAGGTTACTTACTCTGGGCAGTAAAGAGAGTTGAAAAGCTGAACCTGCAAAAGAGTTTTACATAGGAAAGGGTTAAGAGTTTGATTTTCTGCAAAGTGAAGTTTGGCAGGTGTGGGAGAAGGTCAAGGAAGAGCGAACAATATATGACATACTCTTTCATCAGGTAAATATATGCTAATTTAGTAATGTTTTGCCAACTCACCATAAAACAGTGACAATCTGTTTACTCGGAGGTCCACGAAAATCATCATTCAATCTGTGTTCCAAAATCCAAATTACAGTGCCcacaattaagaaaaaaacacCAGTGACACACCACATCCTAGGAGTAAATGGACTGAGAAAAGCCCAAGCATTAGAATTCTGCTCCTTAACAGGTGCCACTACAACTAACCCAGATTCAATGTACGGTTGAGTGAAATCAaccatttttgttcgattagtTGTAATTGCTATGTCACCTATGGCTGCATCATAAACCTGAAATAAGAGATCAAGTAGATACAGTTAGAAAGCACATTGTTCAAATGACAGTACAATAAAACCTTGGTAGTCTTGTACTCACTCCTGCTGTGATTAGGCGTACTAGCTCTGTATCATCTGGATTGTTATGACCATCGCCAAAAGCAACTAGTTTGTAAGGGACAGCATAAGGCAATAAGTCTATGGCAGTAGTGAAGACTTCAATACAGTATCCTCTGAACGAGTCTGCGCCTGGTACCTTTCCAACAAATTCACGAAAGCTAGCTCGGTTAGGAACTCCAATTTTCAGTTGTCTCCCATTGTTAGGAAAAACCCATCCACGAGGTTTTTCCGTTATTTGTCCAGGCCAGATTATACTATGTAGCTGTTGATTTGAAGAGGAACGATTTGCCGGCTTAGAGTACAGTGTTTCAGGAGGCACAATTGATAAACCAGAGTATTCAGACCAATAACCAACTTTCCTAAAACCTGTACCAACCACATTAATGACTTCAAAAGTAGGGCGGAAGAGTTCCTTATCAGAAGTGAAAGTAAATGGTCCTGTTACACCTGTCATATTGACCTTAAAAATGCTGTCTCGCAATATATTCCCTCCATTAAAGATGCTCATAGAATCAAGATTCATACTTCCACTATCCAGTTCAGTTAGCCTTGGATCCTTAGAAAATGAAACATTTCCACCCTGGTTAAAGAATTCATTGATGGCACGAGCAAGTAGCCACACAGTATCATAAGCATAGAGCGCATAAGTGGACATTCCTGAAGATCCAGTAAGTCCTGCCTTCCTTGTCAAGTTGCTCCACTGTGAGACAAACTTCTGTTTCAATTGTGAACCTGGAGTGTGTATACGCAAGGTGATAGCCCCTTCAAGGTTCTCTTTTTCATCCGAAGAAAGGGGACTACCAGCATCAAGGATAGTTGAGAGCCAATTTGTAGCAATCCACACATATCCTTTATCTATCATCCCCAAATACCGTGCCATAGAGAATATCTCCAGACCCTTTGTAGGATAAGTGTGAACAATCATTATTCGTGATTCTCTCAAAGCAACCTGAACCAAAACATCCCGGGCATCATCCAATGTTGCTCCAGGTTTCATAGCTGCTTTGTAAGAGATCGAACATCGTCTCTTGGCCAGCTGATCTGCTAATGCAGCTATACCATTTCTTCCAAAatcatcatcaatatatatagcAATCACTTCTCTCCATTCATAGTACTCAACCATTTCAGCTATCGCTTCCATTTGAAACTTATCACTTGGGGAAGTTCTAACAAAAAACGGGTACTGAAGCGAAGAAAGAGAGGGGTCTGTGGCTGCAAATGATAATAGAGGGACCTGCAGCTCATTCGCAATGTTTGATACCACATGAGCTATAACAGAAGATTGGGGGCCAACAATGGCCACAGTATCCGTCTCCATGAAACGGATAGCTGTAATAAAAACCAAACAATTTACATAAAACTCAAAGAGCAAGAACAGAATTATTGAAACAATGAAAATGCTATCCACAAAAGCAACAAAATTACAGATATTTGCAAAGGGCTAGCTTACCCTCAACTATTCCAAGAAATCCACTGGCATTACTATCCAATGTTATCATATTCAGCTTGGTTCCTCCAAGAACATCTGGATTGGAATTTATATCTTCAACGGCAGCTTCCGCAGCGATTTTAGTAATTTTCCCAACGAGTGTATTGAAAGACAGCATACACCCAATGTTCACAACTTTAGGCCTTGCAGAAAGAGTTGAATTAACCCCCTCTGAAGAATACCCATTGTAGAGAACTATCAAAATCAATGCCCAAAATAGTCTCATAGTGAACTTGGGTACAAAAATATGCAATCTTGACACTGCTATGCACAGATAGGAAAATTTTAGTAAACTTACACTAACAGAAAGTATACACAGTAAGCAGTaacatcaagaattcaaaaCACATAATAGTTCAGTCAAAGCATATTACAAAAAAGGGGATTAAGGAAGAAAGGGGTAAGCCTCAATTTCACACTAGAAGGACATGAACAGTAATTTTCCCACCCAGAGTGTGAAATGAGTCATATTTCATTAGAAGATAATGGAGCAgccaaaaagaatattaaaactCTGAAAAGAGCAGAACAAAATCTTGAGAAAATATGGATTGAGTATTGGATATATTGCGTTACTTACAGAACATCAAACCGCCATGACAAAGGGGGGAAATAAAGAACAAGAAGcagaaggaaaaggaaaaaaagctGTAGTTTTCTTTAGTGGGGTATCTGCTTCTGCTCTTCCCCACTAATAAAGCATAAAGGGCAAAGCAAATAAGTGCAAATATTGAAATCTTGAGTTTCagcaagaaaaaaatatgaacttttctacttttatgaattcaaaattcaaataatcaaTCACGAGCTACTGGATTTTTTTCACCTAGTTCATGTATGACTTACAAAATCTGAATTTGCTATTTTTGGTTGGAACTAAAAGATGATTGAATAGTGAACCCACTCAGGTATCATTGCCAAGAAAATAGGACAGAAAAAGTGTTATTTCTGTAGCACAAATACCCATCAGAGTTGTAGTACAATGATAGGTACTTCTTCCTTCAGAATTTTAGATTTGAGAATCCTTGAGTATAAAACCATCTTTGTTAAAAAGCATTTTACTTCATAATATGAGACTTTCtaacataaattcaaatttagttgaGCTAAATATGAACACCAAAAActgaatgaaaaaaattgtagcAAAAACACATGAAAAATGTGCGGGGGGTGTATACTAAAGAATACGTGTGACAGTAGATAAAGGTATAAAATGTTGCACTTTCTTCCAACttccattattattattagggaTAAAGGTCCGAAAAATATTCCAATTTTGATCGAATTTGttattgcgatactaaactttcataaggacctattacctccctagactatttaataccgtattttttacccctgaactatttaatattgtattttaaaggtatatatatgccCACGTGAACACattactttttataattttgcattattttttatgtccacatggacaaatatatatgtttaaaatacgatattaaatagtctaaggacgtaataggtcctcatgaaactttaatatcgcaacagcaaattcgaccaaaattaaaatatttttcagacccttatcccttatttattatatataatttggaCTTGCCCACTAAGCTATGTGCCCAAAAGGAAGTTAGAAACATCCTTAATGACTCAGCATTCTTATTAAAGTttaactatttatcaaaaaattattggATTATTTTGggattctaaaaaaaaaacgtgTTTGTTATAAGCTTGTTAATcagttttaaataatttttcttactaTTGTAAGACATAAGTGTTAAGGTTTGACcctgattttctttccttatttgaagtttatttatttccttaaagaaaagtcaagtattaccataaatacttgaactttttctgaaagaaaaatataattttcttccatatttggtttattcttttcttAGAAGAAtagtttggagatctataaattgaagatcacTATTCTCTAGCATaaaacaataacatccacaatgtagtcgtttaagattcttgtttatggagagattttctcctaaacatatttatgtttttttagtattagttttcaatatgtaggtcgattgaccaaaccatattaataatatatctttagtatgtttttatttgccGTCTGATTTGTCAACTACATTATTTACAATTGTAAGCTTTTGCACGACGCCCTATTCACctttcataatccaacaatAAGTAATATCGCGGTTGTATAATTGTTCCCAAACTACTTACAATACTATAGTTGGGAACTTAGTAATGTCGTGGAGCATAACCTCCACACTTTTGATCGAGTTTGATGAAATGAGATTGAATGTCCTAACAAATTTCTCTACCACCCTGTTGAGATAATATGACTGATATTTTTGTGTAGTGTTATTTGCTTAAAATATCATATGCAATTTTATTCAAAGTTTAccaattttaaaatcaattattctttctttttgacCGGCATTCATTTGTTCATTAACCTGCCTTTTGTCACGAATATCACAATCTATCTTCTAACttgttattttcaacaaatCAATGGCAAACaataaatagaatatttataaacaaaaaaGTTAGTAAAGAAATAGGAACTTATCTTAGACTTATGTGGCTTAGGTCAACACCTGAGGTCCCCTTGCATTGGCTAATGGCCCGATTTGGAATATGTTGTCGGGTACGTATGAATGCATCAAATCATAtaaatttgttaattattataagtaattttataaaataaatatatataataattaatcatTGTCAAATAGTTAAACTTTATAAATATGTTTCATATATCTATTGAGTCGATATAAATGTTGGTGTTGATAAATTTTCATGAAAATGAGCCACACCTTCAAcacaatttttcattaaattttctATAAGTGGTCCTGCTCCAAAGTGATCATCGTGCCCACTACATGGACATTTCTTTTTGTTCAGATGGGGGTTTAACattaaataattcaattattcttatttttgtcGGTACGTATTTGATGTCatgttgattttaattttttaactgattatttaattaataattattattttaaaaaatattttttatcaataaaaaaaaatataacttttaaatgatAAACATTAATTGAGTGATGATattataaatcaatttcttttcACCCTGCATTGGAATTTTTGATTGggagtaaaaataaacaaacaattgTCATATCTACATCAagtatcattctttttgggaaaAGGTCAAAAGTGTACTACTACCTACTCCATTgagatagttttttttt
The Solanum stenotomum isolate F172 chromosome 12, ASM1918654v1, whole genome shotgun sequence DNA segment above includes these coding regions:
- the LOC125849436 gene encoding glutamate receptor 3.6, translating into MRLFWALILIVLYNGYSSEGVNSTLSARPKVVNIGCMLSFNTLVGKITKIAAEAAVEDINSNPDVLGGTKLNMITLDSNASGFLGIVEAIRFMETDTVAIVGPQSSVIAHVVSNIANELQVPLLSFAATDPSLSSLQYPFFVRTSPSDKFQMEAIAEMVEYYEWREVIAIYIDDDFGRNGIAALADQLAKRRCSISYKAAMKPGATLDDARDVLVQVALRESRIMIVHTYPTKGLEIFSMARYLGMIDKGYVWIATNWLSTILDAGSPLSSDEKENLEGAITLRIHTPGSQLKQKFVSQWSNLTRKAGLTGSSGMSTYALYAYDTVWLLARAINEFFNQGGNVSFSKDPRLTELDSGSMNLDSMSIFNGGNILRDSIFKVNMTGVTGPFTFTSDKELFRPTFEVINVVGTGFRKVGYWSEYSGLSIVPPETLYSKPANRSSSNQQLHSIIWPGQITEKPRGWVFPNNGRQLKIGVPNRASFREFVGKVPGADSFRGYCIEVFTTAIDLLPYAVPYKLVAFGDGHNNPDDTELVRLITAGVYDAAIGDIAITTNRTKMVDFTQPYIESGLVVVAPVKEQNSNAWAFLSPFTPRMWCVTGVFFLIVGTVIWILEHRLNDDFRGPPSKQIVTVLWFSFSTLFTAQRENTVSTFGRIVLLIWLFVVLIINSSYTASLTSILTVQKLSSPITGIESLVNTKEPIGYQLGSFARNYLIQELRIDESRLVPLNLPEDYAKALKDGPSRGGVAAVVDERAYMELFLSSRCQFSILGQEFTKNGWGFAFPRDSPLAVDMSTAILKLSENGELQRIHDKWLSGIACTSQNTKLEVDRLQLKSFSGLFFLCGLACFLALLIYFVMLACQYCQYYPNSEVASESSRSGRLQTFLSFADEKEESVRSRSKRRQLEATSVRSIDQDASVNGSRNDRSEIYSNRVVSFGESV